A genomic window from Fundidesulfovibrio magnetotacticus includes:
- a CDS encoding glycosyltransferase family 4 protein, producing MDILFLNHNVENYGTYFRCLHLARGLTRRGHKVTLLCASKEDTLKVRRRTEGGLTTIFWPKKRLGGFHTLHTLRMVLNTAYVLGMRQQILHAFAFPLHPIGVPALAAACARRDVRLVLDHDDLWKGGFANQHPGPYQRVVGWFNDRLPAYARQCTAASALLMESFRAAGVPGERIHDIPNCPTMAPSPLSRDEARRRLGLPEGSPLALSMGHTYTESLFLMLDAYERARAQTPGLKLAFLGKMHIPESFEKRLEAYLERAGGDILRLGEKPPSEVPAYMAASDALLLPMDDDPIEKARFPIRFGDYLSSGVPIVSNAVGEIERYLRDYQCGYAAPAKDSDAFGDQIVRSLTDIGGREAVRANARGLVETTLNWDAVAAKLEGVYEKALR from the coding sequence ATGGACATCCTTTTTCTCAACCACAACGTCGAGAACTACGGCACCTACTTCCGCTGCCTTCACCTGGCCCGGGGCCTCACGCGGCGCGGCCACAAGGTGACGCTCCTGTGCGCCAGCAAGGAAGACACCCTTAAGGTGCGGCGGCGCACCGAGGGCGGGCTCACCACCATCTTCTGGCCCAAGAAGCGCCTCGGCGGGTTCCACACCCTGCACACCCTGCGCATGGTCCTGAACACGGCCTACGTGTTGGGCATGCGCCAACAGATCCTGCACGCCTTCGCCTTCCCCCTGCACCCCATCGGCGTGCCCGCCCTGGCAGCCGCCTGCGCGCGCCGCGACGTGCGCCTGGTGCTGGACCACGACGACCTCTGGAAAGGCGGCTTCGCCAACCAGCACCCCGGCCCCTACCAACGCGTTGTGGGCTGGTTCAACGACAGGCTCCCGGCCTACGCCCGCCAGTGCACGGCCGCCAGCGCCCTGCTCATGGAGAGCTTCCGCGCGGCAGGCGTGCCGGGCGAGCGCATCCACGACATCCCCAACTGCCCCACCATGGCCCCCTCGCCCCTTTCCCGGGACGAGGCGCGCCGCAGGTTGGGCCTGCCCGAGGGATCGCCCCTGGCCCTCTCCATGGGCCACACCTACACCGAGTCGCTCTTCCTGATGCTCGACGCCTACGAGCGCGCCCGCGCCCAGACGCCCGGGCTCAAGCTGGCCTTCCTGGGCAAGATGCACATCCCGGAAAGTTTCGAGAAACGCCTTGAAGCGTATCTTGAACGCGCCGGAGGGGACATCCTGCGCCTGGGCGAGAAACCCCCCTCCGAGGTGCCCGCCTACATGGCCGCTTCCGACGCCCTGCTGCTGCCCATGGACGACGACCCCATCGAGAAGGCCCGCTTCCCCATCCGCTTCGGGGACTACCTCAGCTCGGGGGTGCCCATCGTCTCCAACGCCGTGGGCGAGATCGAACGCTACCTGCGGGACTACCAGTGCGGCTACGCCGCACCCGCCAAGGATTCCGATGCGTTCGGCGACCAGATTGTCCGGTCGCTTACCGACATCGGAGGCCGCGAGGCCGTGCGCGCCAACGCCCGCGGGCTGGTGGAGACCACCCTCAACTGGGACGCCGTGGCCGCCAAGCTGGAGGGCGTCTACGAGAAGGCCC
- a CDS encoding SDR family oxidoreductase: MNHQNTPRRVMLFYPPGAFYQRGEDRSQGNVENSTATTMRAANDLGYAAAVLKREGFQVFLRDYQTSRRSLADLLADFERFDPHAVFLSITNATIFRDLELAAELKRRRPGLMIMLKGAIFFNPAQALLDQLDLAHADYLIGLESEFVVGRLARAHFEDQAALPSLRGILYKKDGAWTPTFFDSFETDLDALPFPDRSLMENHLYVRPDTGEPQATIATSRGCPSRCTFCVTPAISGAKLRLRSPENILAELRECYHQHGIRDFFFKSDTFTFDQKWTQAVCRAILDSDLAGKIRWVANSKVKPLTPETLQAMKAAGCWLVAFGYESGHPETLERIRKGTTVDDNLKATRWARETGLRTFGFFLAGLPWEGPEHLEATRRHIFELDNDFLELHIAVPYPGTELHAEAVACGLIEDSVLGKDYFNAPTTGTVQLSMAEIEAFRKKVLLKFHLRPSYIWRKLRQAGADRRVLANYARFGLRLLGNTLRPRPKARAKAGCVLVLGANSDIGMALARRFAQEEGSDLILASRDTAALEAKARELRDAFGVRVWTVPFDAQDTASHKAFYRSLPARPDGVILTFGLLESPDPLALLDVNLLGAASILETVARDLEERREGFILGVSSVAGERGRKSNYAYGAAKAGLTAYLSGLRHRLFASGVHVMTVIPGFVDTKMTAHLSMPRALTATPERVAEHVHGAWRKRRDVVFTPPVWRPIMWLIRNLPESLFKRTNL; the protein is encoded by the coding sequence ATGAACCACCAGAACACGCCCCGGCGGGTGATGCTCTTCTACCCCCCGGGGGCCTTCTACCAGCGCGGGGAAGACCGCTCCCAGGGCAACGTGGAGAACTCCACCGCCACCACAATGCGCGCCGCCAACGACCTGGGCTACGCCGCCGCCGTACTTAAGCGCGAAGGCTTCCAGGTCTTCCTGCGCGACTACCAGACCAGCCGACGCTCCCTGGCCGACCTCCTGGCCGACTTCGAGCGCTTCGACCCCCACGCGGTCTTCCTCTCCATCACCAACGCCACCATCTTCCGCGACCTGGAACTGGCGGCCGAGCTCAAGCGCCGCAGGCCAGGGCTCATGATCATGCTCAAGGGGGCCATCTTCTTCAACCCGGCCCAGGCCCTCCTGGACCAGCTGGACCTGGCCCACGCCGACTACCTCATCGGCCTGGAGTCCGAATTCGTGGTGGGCCGCCTGGCCCGCGCCCACTTCGAGGACCAGGCCGCCCTGCCTTCCCTCCGGGGCATCCTCTACAAGAAGGACGGGGCCTGGACCCCCACCTTCTTCGACTCCTTCGAGACCGACCTGGACGCCCTGCCCTTCCCCGACCGCTCGCTCATGGAGAACCACCTCTACGTGCGCCCGGACACCGGCGAGCCCCAGGCCACCATCGCCACCTCGCGCGGGTGCCCCTCGCGCTGCACGTTCTGCGTCACGCCCGCCATCTCGGGCGCGAAGCTGCGCCTGCGCTCCCCGGAGAACATCCTGGCGGAGCTGCGCGAGTGCTACCACCAGCACGGCATCCGCGACTTCTTCTTCAAGTCCGACACCTTCACCTTCGACCAGAAATGGACCCAGGCCGTCTGCCGGGCCATCCTGGACTCGGACCTGGCCGGGAAGATCCGCTGGGTGGCCAACTCCAAGGTGAAGCCCCTCACGCCGGAGACCCTCCAGGCCATGAAGGCGGCGGGCTGCTGGCTGGTGGCCTTCGGCTACGAGTCCGGCCACCCGGAGACCCTGGAGCGCATCCGCAAGGGCACCACCGTGGATGACAACCTGAAGGCAACCCGCTGGGCCAGGGAGACCGGGCTGCGCACCTTCGGCTTCTTCCTGGCCGGGCTGCCCTGGGAAGGCCCGGAACACCTGGAAGCCACGCGCCGCCACATCTTCGAGCTGGACAACGACTTCCTGGAACTGCACATCGCCGTGCCCTACCCCGGCACGGAACTGCACGCCGAAGCCGTGGCCTGCGGACTCATCGAGGACTCGGTGCTGGGCAAGGACTACTTCAACGCCCCCACCACGGGGACTGTCCAGCTCTCCATGGCCGAAATCGAGGCTTTCAGGAAAAAGGTGCTCCTCAAATTCCACCTGCGGCCCTCCTACATCTGGCGCAAGCTGCGCCAGGCCGGGGCCGACCGCCGCGTGCTGGCCAACTACGCCCGCTTCGGCCTGCGCCTGCTGGGCAACACGCTTCGGCCCAGGCCCAAGGCCCGGGCCAAGGCCGGGTGCGTGCTGGTGCTGGGGGCCAACTCCGACATCGGCATGGCCCTGGCCAGGCGCTTTGCCCAGGAGGAAGGCAGCGACCTCATCCTGGCCTCGCGCGACACCGCCGCCCTGGAAGCCAAGGCCCGGGAGCTGCGCGACGCCTTCGGCGTGCGCGTGTGGACCGTACCCTTCGACGCCCAGGACACGGCCTCCCACAAGGCCTTCTACCGCTCCCTGCCCGCGCGCCCAGACGGCGTGATCCTCACCTTCGGGCTCCTGGAGAGCCCGGACCCCCTGGCGCTCCTGGACGTGAACCTGCTCGGCGCGGCCTCCATCCTGGAGACCGTGGCCCGCGACCTGGAAGAGCGACGGGAGGGCTTCATCCTGGGCGTCTCCTCCGTGGCGGGCGAGCGGGGCCGCAAGTCCAACTACGCCTACGGCGCGGCCAAGGCCGGGCTCACGGCCTACCTTTCGGGGCTGCGCCACCGGCTCTTCGCCTCGGGCGTGCACGTGATGACCGTGATCCCCGGCTTCGTGGACACCAAGATGACCGCCCACCTCTCCATGCCCCGGGCGCTCACGGCCACGCCGGAGCGCGTGGCGGAGCACGTGCACGGGGCCTGGCGCAAAAGGCGCGACGTGGTCTTCACGCCGCCGGTATGGCGACCCATCATGTGGCTGATCCGTAACCTCCCGGAATCCCTTTTCAAACGGACGAATCTCTAA
- a CDS encoding Crp/Fnr family transcriptional regulator encodes MSQIKRAYGQNLLQLLASPENAEALSQLSERRYKKGHIMFWPHDKEDLVLIVKQGKVRVYLGLEGKELSLSILGPGDVYTSHSRAYVAAMEDTVVYLCPVYKFYTLTTKSLSLSLSLFMALGKLLSGSIALVENLYFYDIDKRVAAYFYEQALVHGEPSAGGLLVDVGLTVDKIATIVGSSRQTVSSLISGMEKDGILKKVARGEYLILNMDELKYLAHPCPD; translated from the coding sequence ATGTCCCAGATCAAGCGGGCATACGGCCAGAACCTGCTCCAGCTCCTGGCCAGCCCCGAAAACGCCGAAGCTCTCTCCCAGCTCTCCGAACGCCGCTACAAGAAGGGCCACATCATGTTCTGGCCCCACGACAAGGAAGATCTCGTCCTCATCGTGAAGCAGGGCAAGGTCCGGGTCTACCTGGGCCTGGAGGGCAAGGAGCTCTCGCTGTCCATCCTCGGCCCCGGCGACGTGTACACCTCCCACTCCAGGGCCTACGTGGCCGCCATGGAGGACACGGTGGTCTACCTCTGTCCGGTCTACAAGTTCTACACGCTCACCACCAAGAGCCTCTCGCTCTCGCTCTCGCTGTTCATGGCCCTGGGCAAACTGCTCTCGGGGTCCATCGCCCTCGTGGAGAACCTCTACTTCTACGACATCGACAAGCGCGTGGCCGCCTACTTCTACGAACAGGCCCTGGTGCATGGCGAACCCTCGGCGGGCGGACTGCTCGTGGACGTGGGGCTCACCGTGGACAAGATCGCCACAATCGTGGGCTCCTCCAGGCAGACCGTCTCCTCGCTCATCTCGGGCATGGAAAAGGACGGAATCCTTAAAAAAGTCGCGCGCGGCGAGTACCTGATCCTCAACATGGACGAGCTCAAGTACCTGGCCCACCCCTGTCCGGATTAA
- a CDS encoding proton-conducting transporter transmembrane domain-containing protein translates to MELPTQLGLLAGAAVAVLAEIAALRSLDRLGRLMAFSALAQAGAALVGMSLGQAAGPVGAASLVLYQTLARVLWWLCLRRMAGGGTLPGLNALRGAGAASPALAACLGLAVFTALGLGPFKAPGGKALIVFAALEGGHWITALALAAAGFAAAVYSIRIVLGVCLEKPGRAAPASATSGLPVVPVVLGALLTLACLFPHPVAGLAQALAGKSGAVLPDLEGGWPLAAAVPFAGAYLVWLAGRAAPRARNLLALALAAATAGCFLLQGGLDPLQTLFGGLFALGGAAVVLYSVGYEAHDEHADRYWFFLFLLVSSLVGLAVERSTGGFFAFWEIMTFSSTLLVAHKQSREALDAAKLYFIMCAGGALALQVGLLALAAAAPGASLLATGQALAAYGPAASAGLALLMLAGFGVKAGLFPLHAWLPAAHPVAPSSISAPLSGLLTKAGVLGLAVLAPLFASGALNGGGQTLGWLLSLAAGITFVLGELMALAQRDIKRMLAYSTLAQIGEITLILALGTHAATAGALAHAVNHAVMKDLLFLAAGALILRAGTQRLEGLAGLGKAMPFTGACMAVGLVSIMGLPLTGGFFSKYLMLTAAVDAGHAWTAALILAGSLVGCVYYGRILRVLFFTPYEGTPVEEAPWTMRAAVGLLAVAALVSGAFPQAWTSMVLPAANALVPAAQALPLLSVPWSASALLPLAGAVAAIVWRRDLRRAGIWATACLGLAFVALLAEWSAWGGFQMAFAGLVLALGVCNMAYSTGYMSHSHTPWRFLASFCVMIAGLVGMAGAETLLAFFCFWEIMSSWPLYFAILHEETPAARREATKYFLFNLAGASILFMGLLLLTGAAGGGSFAQVSALFAAQAPSAWGFSAALVIAGLLMKAAMLPVRIDWQMHPATAPTPVSGYISAMLLKSAPFGIVLLRFVWAQGISPESAQVLDALLYVGAWIGGATILYAGIQALVQTGIKEMLIYSTVSQLGYVVLGVCLATPLGLMGGLLHLFNHMLFKNLAFLCAGALMFSTHAHSLHELGGIGRRMPWTLAAFGCALLAAAGMPLFNGFASKYVLYYALIDQGEWALAVVAILTSVVTLAYFLKFLHTAFFGQPSAKALHASEPGLLMRAPILILAGLCLLTGLFPGLALKPIASFVRDFGLAAPSVGLSGILEGPGAMDNTLLGFMILLTGLGVWTAVSRLARNARRTAIHTCGQLVDPASTHVGPADVFATPLSLLTRLSRGHFRVPRHGGSHD, encoded by the coding sequence ATGGAACTGCCCACGCAACTGGGACTGCTGGCCGGAGCGGCCGTGGCGGTCCTGGCGGAAATAGCGGCGCTGCGCTCCCTGGACAGGCTGGGACGCCTCATGGCGTTCTCGGCCCTGGCCCAGGCGGGCGCGGCCCTCGTCGGAATGAGTCTGGGACAGGCGGCCGGCCCCGTCGGCGCGGCGTCCCTCGTGCTGTACCAAACCCTGGCCCGCGTCCTGTGGTGGCTCTGCCTGCGCCGCATGGCCGGAGGGGGAACCCTCCCGGGCCTGAACGCGTTGCGCGGGGCCGGCGCGGCCAGCCCCGCGCTGGCGGCCTGCCTGGGCCTGGCCGTGTTCACGGCCCTGGGCTTGGGACCTTTCAAGGCCCCGGGCGGCAAGGCGCTCATCGTCTTCGCGGCCCTGGAGGGCGGCCACTGGATCACCGCCCTGGCCCTGGCCGCGGCGGGATTCGCGGCGGCGGTCTACTCCATCCGCATCGTCCTGGGCGTGTGCCTGGAGAAGCCCGGGCGCGCCGCCCCGGCTAGCGCTACGTCCGGGCTGCCCGTGGTCCCCGTGGTCCTGGGGGCGCTTCTCACCCTGGCGTGCCTCTTTCCGCACCCCGTGGCGGGGCTGGCACAGGCCCTGGCCGGGAAGTCCGGCGCGGTTCTGCCGGACCTGGAAGGCGGCTGGCCCCTGGCGGCGGCCGTGCCCTTCGCGGGCGCGTACCTGGTGTGGCTGGCCGGGCGCGCGGCCCCCAGGGCGCGCAACCTCCTGGCCCTGGCCCTGGCCGCCGCGACGGCCGGGTGCTTCCTGCTCCAGGGCGGGCTCGATCCGCTCCAGACCCTCTTCGGCGGGCTCTTCGCCCTGGGCGGCGCGGCCGTGGTGCTCTATTCCGTCGGCTACGAGGCCCACGACGAACACGCGGACCGCTACTGGTTCTTCCTCTTCCTGCTGGTCTCCTCCCTGGTGGGCCTGGCCGTGGAGCGCTCCACGGGCGGGTTCTTCGCCTTCTGGGAGATCATGACCTTCAGCTCCACCCTGTTGGTGGCCCACAAGCAGAGCCGCGAGGCCCTGGACGCCGCGAAGCTCTACTTCATCATGTGCGCGGGCGGCGCGCTGGCCCTCCAGGTGGGCCTGCTGGCCCTGGCGGCCGCCGCGCCCGGCGCTTCGCTCCTGGCGACGGGTCAGGCCCTGGCGGCCTACGGACCGGCGGCATCGGCCGGGCTGGCGCTCCTGATGCTGGCGGGCTTCGGCGTGAAGGCGGGCCTCTTCCCGCTGCACGCGTGGCTCCCGGCCGCGCACCCCGTGGCCCCCTCGTCCATCTCCGCGCCCCTCTCGGGCCTGCTCACCAAGGCGGGCGTGCTGGGGCTGGCCGTGCTGGCCCCGCTCTTCGCCTCGGGCGCGCTCAACGGCGGCGGGCAGACACTGGGCTGGCTGCTCTCCCTGGCCGCCGGGATCACCTTCGTTCTGGGCGAGCTGATGGCCCTGGCCCAGCGCGACATCAAGCGCATGCTGGCCTATTCCACCCTGGCCCAGATCGGCGAGATCACCCTGATCCTGGCTCTCGGGACCCACGCGGCCACGGCGGGCGCGCTGGCCCACGCCGTGAACCACGCCGTGATGAAGGACCTGCTCTTCCTGGCCGCCGGTGCGCTCATCCTGCGCGCCGGAACCCAGCGCCTGGAGGGGCTGGCGGGCCTGGGCAAGGCCATGCCCTTCACCGGGGCGTGCATGGCCGTGGGCCTGGTGTCCATCATGGGCCTGCCCCTCACGGGTGGCTTCTTCAGCAAGTACCTGATGCTCACGGCCGCCGTGGACGCGGGCCACGCCTGGACCGCCGCGTTGATCCTGGCCGGAAGCCTGGTGGGTTGCGTCTACTACGGGCGCATCCTGCGCGTGCTCTTCTTCACGCCCTACGAGGGAACTCCCGTCGAAGAAGCCCCCTGGACCATGCGCGCGGCCGTGGGCCTGCTGGCCGTGGCGGCTCTGGTCTCGGGCGCGTTCCCTCAGGCCTGGACGAGCATGGTGCTCCCGGCGGCCAACGCCCTGGTCCCGGCCGCCCAGGCCCTGCCTTTGCTCTCCGTGCCCTGGAGCGCCTCGGCCCTGCTGCCCCTGGCCGGGGCGGTCGCGGCCATTGTCTGGCGGCGCGACCTGCGCCGCGCGGGCATCTGGGCCACGGCCTGCCTGGGCTTGGCCTTCGTGGCGCTCCTGGCCGAATGGAGCGCCTGGGGCGGCTTCCAGATGGCCTTCGCGGGACTGGTGCTGGCCCTTGGCGTGTGCAACATGGCCTACTCTACCGGGTACATGAGCCACAGCCACACCCCGTGGCGCTTCCTGGCCTCCTTCTGCGTCATGATCGCGGGCCTGGTGGGCATGGCCGGGGCCGAAACGCTCCTGGCGTTCTTCTGCTTCTGGGAAATCATGAGCAGCTGGCCCCTGTACTTCGCCATCCTCCACGAGGAGACTCCGGCCGCCAGACGCGAGGCCACCAAGTACTTCCTCTTCAACCTGGCGGGTGCGTCCATCCTGTTCATGGGGCTTCTGTTGCTCACCGGCGCGGCCGGAGGGGGCTCCTTCGCGCAGGTGTCGGCGCTTTTCGCCGCCCAGGCCCCCTCGGCCTGGGGCTTCTCGGCGGCCCTGGTGATCGCGGGCCTGCTCATGAAGGCGGCCATGCTCCCGGTGCGCATCGACTGGCAGATGCACCCGGCCACGGCCCCCACCCCTGTGAGCGGCTACATCTCGGCCATGCTCCTCAAGAGCGCGCCCTTCGGGATCGTGCTCCTGCGTTTCGTCTGGGCGCAGGGGATTTCGCCCGAGTCGGCCCAGGTGCTGGACGCGCTCCTCTATGTGGGAGCCTGGATCGGCGGGGCCACCATCCTCTATGCGGGCATCCAGGCCCTGGTGCAGACCGGCATCAAGGAGATGCTCATCTACTCCACCGTGAGCCAGCTGGGCTACGTGGTGCTGGGCGTGTGCCTGGCCACGCCGCTCGGCCTGATGGGCGGCCTTCTGCACCTGTTCAACCACATGCTCTTCAAGAACCTGGCGTTCCTCTGCGCCGGGGCGCTCATGTTCTCCACCCACGCCCACTCCCTGCACGAGCTGGGCGGCATCGGGCGGCGCATGCCCTGGACCCTGGCGGCCTTCGGCTGCGCGCTCCTCGCGGCCGCGGGCATGCCGCTCTTCAACGGCTTCGCCTCCAAGTACGTGCTCTACTACGCCCTCATCGACCAGGGCGAGTGGGCCCTGGCGGTGGTGGCCATCCTGACCAGCGTGGTCACCCTGGCCTACTTCCTGAAGTTCCTGCACACGGCCTTCTTCGGCCAGCCCTCGGCCAAGGCCCTGCACGCCTCGGAGCCTGGGCTGCTCATGCGCGCGCCCATCTTGATCCTGGCCGGGCTGTGCCTGCTCACGGGGCTCTTCCCGGGTCTGGCCCTGAAGCCCATCGCCTCCTTCGTGCGGGATTTCGGCCTGGCCGCCCCGTCGGTGGGGCTCTCGGGCATCCTGGAAGGCCCCGGGGCCATGGACAACACCCTTTTGGGCTTCATGATCCTCCTCACGGGCCTGGGCGTCTGGACGGCGGTCTCCCGCCTGGCCAGGAACGCCCGGCGCACGGCCATCCACACCTGCGGCCAGCTTGTCGATCCCGCGTCCACCCACGTGGGACCGGCCGACGTGTTCGCCACGCCGCTTTCACTCCTCACCCGTCTGAGCCGGGGCCACTTCCGGGTCCCGCGCCACGGAGGCAGCCATGACTAG